From the Ascaphus truei isolate aAscTru1 unplaced genomic scaffold, aAscTru1.hap1 HAP1_SCAFFOLD_718, whole genome shotgun sequence genome, the window GCCCGGAACAAACATGGCCGCGGAGCCGCCACTGTCCCTTACTAAAGATGGCGCCCAGCAGGAAGTAACCCTCCAAGAGCTAGCGCTGCGTGACGCCATTTCCGGTATCGCTGTTCTCGAGATGTAAACACGGAAGTAGGGGGACGACAACAACAGAAAGCGCCGGGGACTGGGACACAGCGGCGAGGACCGGGAGTGACCGGGACACAGCGGCGGTGAGCGGGGTCTGGGGACGGCGACCTCACCGCGCTGCTCGGTCACCTGCCGGTGGTGTCTTTTTACGTCACATAGACATGTGGACGTGTCAcagcctctctctttctctgcagcTGGATCCTTCCGGTTGGAGTCATGACGCAGCAACGCGGTGTGAACGGACTGCGCTTCAACCAGGACCAGAGTGAGTGGGGGTCCCTATGCCTGACCCCATCATCCTGGGAGTCCTATACATGACCCCATCATCCTGGGAGTCCTATACATGACCCCATCATCCTGGGAGTCCTATACATGACCCCATAACAGGGGAGGGGGTAAAAACTGATCCCAAAACCCAGCAGGATCCTATAACTGACTCCAGAATCCAGGGGATCCTACACCTGAACTCATAATCCATGAGAATCATATACCTGAACCCACAAGCCAGATTCTATCCCTGATCCCACGACCCAGGAGGATCCGATACGTGAACCCATAATCCAGGATAATCCTTTACCTCAACCTACAACCCAGGAGATCCTATACCTAAACCCATAACATCCTATAACTGGCTACACAACTCAAGGCATCCTATACCTGACACCATAACCAACGATGATCTGATACCTGACCTAATGACACACTGCGACCCAATACCTGACTCCATAACCCAGCAGGATCCAACACATTACCCCCACAACTCAGGAGAATCCTATACTTGACACCATAACCCAGGAAGATCCTATACCTGACCCAACAGCCCAGAGTTCCCTACACTTGACCCTATAATTCACGGAACCCCAAACCTAACCCCACATTTCAGACTGTGCATTTTTCTGCTCTAGATTGCTTCTGCTGTGCTATGGAGACAGGAGTGCGGATCTTTAACATTGAACCCTTAATGGAGAAAGGACACCTAGGTGAGCAGAtgtgagagcagggggggggggatggtgaggggggcGGTCACACCACACACAGGTTCTAACTCTGCCTCTTCTCCCAGACCTGGAGCAGGTGGGCAGCATGGGGCAGGTGGAGATGCTGCACAGATGTAATCTGCTGGCGCTGGTGGGAGGCGGAAGTAACCCCAAATTCTCTGACATCTCAGGTAGAGCCCGCACCCATCTAGGTTAAAATGGTATTGAGGTACAATACATCGTTTCTCTGCTCTCTTCCTTTCCACGTTGAGCTGACTTGGGATATGGTGATAGACAGTGAtcgccaaaaaatctactcgccaaacaaaaacatctactcgccacctagtaccacacgtgtgttgcttgggccaataggagctcgccacgatgttaaatccactcgcccggggcgagcaaatgtataggtttgtcgaacactggtgatAAGATATTCTATATCCCTTTACTCTCTTCCCAACCTTCTAAATTGTggctgttttgtttgttttgataCATCTCCTTTTTCTTCAGTGCGGATTTTGGTTACCATGGGGGATTTCGATGTAATTCTTCCTGTTTGCACGGATTTGCTTTGGGATGGGTATGTGGGGTGTTGATATGTCTGTCTTCTTCACTCAGTGCTGATTTGGGATGATGCTCGTGATGGGAAGGATAAGCTGGTCCTAGAATTCACATTTACTAAACCCGTGCTAAGCGTACGCCTCAGATCGGACAAGTAAGTCGTGAGCTCGCTGCGTTCATCGCACGAATGGTGTGATCCCTCCCCTCGCAcggggacacagacagaagggacctaaTAATTACATCATGTGTCTGACTTTGCTGATGAAGTTCAGTCACAGGAGGCACACCTTACAAGTGAAGTCTGTGAAAAGACAGAAGTCCTATAACCCAGGGGATGTTCAAATAGAGTCCCCAAGcacccccaacatgtcaggttttcaggatatcccagcttcagcacagctggctcaatcagaggctcagtcttctgactaagccacctgtgctgaagctgggatatcctgaaaacctgacctgttagggtgggcttgaggactggagttgagcacccctgctgtaacccATCCCTCCCACCTCATTCCAGCCGCAGAATACGCACTGCAGCGCGCGGCCTAAGAAATTAACTGTGTGTAATAATGCAGGATTATCATTGTGCTGAGGAATCGGATTCACGTGTACTCGTTCCCCGACAACCCCACCAAACTCTTTGAGTTCGACACGCGGGACAACCCCAAAGGTAAAAGCCTTCAAACCCTACCTAACTGCCCACCTCCCATGCTTTCCCCCCACAAACTTTTATAGTCTCCATTGTCACAGACGTCTCTCTTTGATCTTGTCCCAGACTTGATATTTATCTTGCTTTCATCTGTAACTGTGCCTGGTCTTTTATATGTCTCTTCCTCTAGCCCAGTCTGTTTTTGCATTGATGTcttagcacaggggtggccaagtctagtcttcaagggccaccaacaggtcagcttttcaggatattcctgctgcagcacaggttgctcaaacagtggctcagttgttgacagccacctgtgctgaatcagagatatcctgaaaacctgacctgttggtggccttgagtTGGCCGCCCCAGTCTTAGCATGTGTATCTCTGGCCCTCAGGTCTGTGTGACCTCTGTCCCAGCCTGGAGAAGCAGCTCTTGGTGTTCCCAGGACACAAGTGTGGGAGCCTGCAGCTGGTGGTGAGTGAAGGGGCCTGGGGTGGTTGAGAAACACACCTGGGACAGACATCTGAGCATCTGCCTTTCTGTGCTCCCAGGATCTATGCAACGCAGCGCCGGGCAGCTCGTCTGCGCCGTTCACGATAAACGCCCATCAGAGCGAGCTGGGCTGCCTGGCTGTGAATCAGCAGGGGACTCTGGCTGCCTCCGCCTCGCGCAAAGGGACTTTAATCCGGCTCTTCGACACCCAGACGCGGGAGCAGCTGGTGGAGCTACGGCGCGGTACTGACCCAGCCACTCTGTACTGGTGAGACTGGGACACGGAACCATACAGTGGGGGGGTAATGGGAGGCAGAGCTGCTCCCCATGAAGGGATGTAGTGGAATTACAGGTGGCTGGGCGTCAGTTTGAGCCTCCTCTTCCTCTTGTCTCAGTATTAGTTTCAGCCACGACAGCTCCTTCCTGTGCAGCTCCAGTGATAAGGGCACGGTGCATATCTTTGCTCTGAAGGACACCAAACTCAACCGTCGCTCCGCGTATGTACCACGTCTTTCTCTCCGTGTGCTGGAAATCCACAAATCCCAAGTACTTTGTTCGCGTAGAATTGATGCGAATGAAAGTGCCGTGTAAAATGGCTTGCTGAACTTCCCAAAAGTAACACAATATCGAAGTTGGTGAGCAGATGGAGAGGATCTCTTATTCTGCACCTTCAGTGCGTTGAAGGGGCATCTGTACATACTGATAAAACACATACTCTTCCACATGTAGATATGCAAGACAACTATCTATAACCTATTTGCTGCAATTCATCTGTGGTACTAAAGGTGCCGACCCTCTTGtcggccagttgaatttcttaagGGGCCTCTGAAAAAGGAAGTGTTTACCAATCTAGGGTTTTCTCCCCCCTGTCCATATcaaagaaccaataaagataaggtgaGGTGGGGATCTCTCTGGCTGCACAAGCATTTGCTGATCACACAAAGGGAGCAGCCAAAGGAAaatcaaaccccttccaagtCTAACTCTAAAAAAAACCAATTagaaatacttataggtgtcagatttgggtaaaagggGTAATAATTACCCAGTTGAGACCCCTTATAACATCGCTTTATCTTGGGAAGTTCAATGCACTTGAAGCCCCTCCTTGCATTCCTGTATGTGTTGGCGTTCTCCACAGCTTGGCGCGGGTTGGGAAGGTGGGCCCTATGATCGGGCAGTACGTGGACTCGCAGTGGAGTTTGGCCAGTTTCACGGTGCCCGCAGAGTCTGCCTGCATCTGCGCGTTTGGTAAAAACACCTCCAAAAACGTCAACTCCGTCATAGGTGAGATCCGTGTGTTCTAATTCTGCCTCCAACCCCCAGCATCACCCTCACTGTTAACACTGTGTGTATGCGAGACGCATAAcgctctgctctcccctcctCAGCGGTCTGTGTGGATGGGACATTTCACAAGTACGTCTTCTCCCCGGAAGGGAACTGTAACCGTGAAGCCTTTGATGTGTACCTGGACATTTGCGACGATGATATCTTCTGATCAGTCGCTCTGCGCCGTCTCAAGTTATCCCGTACATGACAGATCGTGCCGCCTGTCTGCTTAGGCCACCGGTCCCATCCGGAATAGTAGCCACATTCTGTGCTGGAGACTGGAGTCGTCAGTTGAGAAATGTGGACAGAGATACGATGTCGTGCTCGTGTGTTCCCTGcattgtgtatatagtgtgtaatGTTACAATATATGTATTCATCATGAACTCTTATTAAATAAGTATTAGGGGAAACTGGCAGTGGTTCTGATGTCCCAAAGAAACCGGGACATGTTTGGGACACTGCATTTGCATGAAGAAATTTGCATACAACACATTTGAATCTCGTATTTATCTAAttcaaatacatatatttttcacCCTCTCATGGCCCTTATAATGTGGTGTAAGGTTTTTTCCTACTCAAACAGAATGCGACAGCATCTCCATCCTGTGTCTGGAATCAGCCTGGAGCTGGCACACCTCACAGACTGCATTATCTGCAGGTCTCCAACAGGGGCTGGAATATACTGTCAGGCCTGCGATAAGGAGGGAAGTCGGGTAGCATTGCCTAAAATGTAGCAAAGATGCCCCAGTTAGCCATATACCCACGGGGATGCTCACATAAATAGTGCAGGCAAGAGGATCCAAGGCAGCAGGAACGTTTGTGGAAGTGTGTCAGGAATCGGCCGTCGGAGGGCCAAACCTGTCCATAGTTTGTAGCACAAGTGAGAGATGTTCCAGGAAGGAGCTGACCGACACTCGCAGGATACGAGCTTCATCTGCTTGCCAGCGCCTAGAACAGAGACAGCATTCATTACCATCTGTGGGTGTCTGGAAACATTGTGCATGATAAAGTCCAATAAAACAGAGCATGCAAGATTCCTATTATATTTCAATAAACACAGAGACGGCTGCGGACTGCCCACCAGTGAAGGCAATGTGCTGGACCTTAAAGCAGAACTGGAGCCCCCCTAAGTGCAAGTATATagtacaggggtgtgcaaagtttctGTGCTGCGCCCACCGGGCTGCCAGCGCTCGCGCCCCATCCTTTCCTGTgaaccggcatcaaatgacgtcgcgggtcgagacgtcacgtgacctcgcagcgtcatttgacacgcgtTACCACGGAGACACGTcatatgttgccatggcaatgtgtccAGAAGCCAGcggaatcccggtaagttgaggttgcagaggcctcgcgctgtcccccagcatttaatttaaatgcctcgaggaagagcgcggggcctctgcaaccgtcacccccaccccccaaatcctGCGCTCCCCAATATAGAATATGCTGGGACTTACACGTGTAGAATGTTCTCTGTAAGGCTCAGAGCCTTGCTGATGCCCCCTCTTCGGGGCTCTGCGTCTGGGCATAAGGTGTCATGGGCTATCTGAGCCTCTCGAGGCCCTGGGAAGGGCACGTGGAGCTGGCTATGCATAACAGATTAAGGAATTAAACAGAATTGGTCATAGAATTAGCTTTAAAATCCGTCtctacacacatttatatatacatatacacactagcTGTACCAGACGTAACACGCCAATCTAGGATATCTTGACGGttattaaacattactctttgttttctcccctccctttaatgccttgctgtctcttgtcccctcttccccaccttactctctcctccatgttgccttgctcctctttgcactccgctttactgtgtctgctcctctctgtgcacactacactcactcctctcctactcatctgtctcctcctccccttcatTTGCACTCTGCTCTCCATTCCTTCTTcagctgagtccatagagactgcagccgcGCGGAgggtgagggaaagcgggtgctttccctggccttagtgcgTGCACCGTcagggggcgtgccagtgacgccacggagctggttcgccctcattgggcgaaccgctcacgtgaccggccctccgctcccctcggTGCCAAAACTTAAATTGAGCTGTCGCTTCCGCCCCCTAAAGCCGCCCTCATAAAGGGTGCCGGGGGTAAGTCCGCTGCCTCAGCGGCTAAgggctgaccatgcccgcggcctaactCATCATCCCTCTGTCTCCTTGAGGAGGCATTCTGGTTGTtgcacacacatagatatatatttCAGAATGTTTGCCTGTGTGTCAAGTCAGCCACTgagtgttgtacctggtaggctatatatCTTGGACGTGACAGAATActacggtatatacacacacaacctctcactcactgccccacacctctggaatgccctaccCCTCATTATCCGACTGCCACCCTCTCgctccaccttaaaacacacctttaATGTAGcatagctccgctggctgatgctatacatctcatatacactgactttggccccttgcagacacacttaccagtatagcctgtctctgtaagttcttcccACTTACATGggaagctcttcagggcagggactccatttCTTATTGCTTTATAGCTGAAGCGTTTATTCCCGCTATGCGTTATGATAGTAttatgtaaagcgctatgtacctggttggtgctatataaataaagatatacatacatatagagaGGAAAGTCTGTGAGGTAAAGCACTCCTGTAAGAAGATACAGCGAAGGTGTAACAGATAAACATGTATAACTAATGAGAGTAATCCAGCTCACCAGAAATGATCAATAAAGCGGAAGAATAACACTTTATTGAAAAAATCCAAGTGTGCTGGATCGCatatatactctctctctctcacacacacacacatacatacatacatatatatatatataaaataaccaCGGATGTATATGAATGTAATACATTAACAGAATGCGCTCACCCCCCGAGGCCGGGGTCCGGCCGGAGCCGCCCCTCTCATTCCCCAAACAAGGATACAAGTGCAATGCGGACGGCGCCATGTTAAGTATGGGCAGTCTATCAGTCACCATAGAGACGCAGCATGACACTGCGACCCGCCGCCCCCTGCTGGCTGACCTACTCTATGGTTCTCTGTCCACTGGAGGACTCATCAGTGGTTTAGTAGACGCGCTTTCCGCTCTGGAGGTCTTTACTCTATGGTGATCCCGGCTGGCACCGGAGATGCAGCTGACGGTGAAAGCGCTGAAAGGGAAAGAGACCAATCTCCAGGTACCGGGGAGCCCGCGCGGTGTGTGCACTTGGGAGGGCACGGCAACGTCTGTGCGGTATACCGGTGCATGTACACACATtggtgtatatatctgtatacatgcacaggacacacaccctgacccccacccagtgtgtgtatatatatatatatatatatatatatatatatatatatttatacacacacacacatctgtatacatgcACAGGATCCGCCTATGTGTCCCCGGCACACCCTGACcctcacccagtgtgtgtgtgtttatatatatatatatatatatatatatatatatatatatcactatctcttaatatctatctactgtatctgacTAATATTTATCTACCTCACTCTTTATCCCACTATGGGCAGGAGCTATCAGAGTGTGATGCAGGGTATAACAGTCTCAGGGGCCACTGCCGGTCAAGTTAGTGGTAGTTACTGGCACATCGGGCCCAATACTCAGCATCGCAATGTGATGACCATGTCCATGTATCTCTCATTATATCACACTATTTATCACAGTTTAATCATACTGTCACTATGTTTATTATATCCATCATCTTTGTTACATGATCacacacggggcagggacttggtGCTTATACAATTACTCTGACTCATGTATAACTGTGTTACTTTCCTGCCATATGGCCCTGTGACTGTGTCGTTGTGGTCTCTCTCTTGCTGTAACTGTGGCAGGTCTCGGACGGGGACACGGTTCTCGCAGTGAAACGCCTGGTTGAAGAGAAGCTGCAAGTCCCGGTGTCACAGCAGCGATTGCTGTACAGGGGCAAAGCGCTGTCAGGTACCAACCCATCACCTTCACACCCCCCGTTCTGACCCTGTCCTGTCCACAGACCAGAACCACAGAAAAGCACAATATCTGAACCCACCACCTCAATATTGTGCATCTAAGGACCCCACAGACGATTTAAACCAAAAAACCTCTGCTGCCAAAGGGGCAAGCAATGCGTGTCACGATATCGCCGCACGTGTCATGACATCTTTACTTTATGGCTTTGCATGTTGTTGCTTTAGTGAGTTGCAGGGCCCTATTGcatgcagtgaaggggttaatgctttttgtgtgtaaagCAATTGACAACTTTTTTCTTTAATTATATAAACTGTGCCCCCTTCCCCGTCTTTCTCACAGAGCCTCCCCACCCCGTCTTTATCTCATAGAGCCCCCTCCGTCTTTATCTCATAGAGCCCCCCTTCCCCGTCTTTATCTCAGAGCCCCCCCTTCCTCATGTTTATATCCTAGTGCCCCCTTCTCGTCTTTATATCCTAGTGCCCCCTTTTCGTCTTTATCTCCTAGTGCCCCCTTCTCGTCTTTATCTCCTAGTGCCCCCTTCTCGTCTTTATCTCCTAGTGCCCCCTTCTCGTCTTTATCTCCTAGTGCCCCCTTCTCGTCTTTATCTCCTAGTGCCCCCTTCTCGTCTTTATCTCCTAGTGCCCCCTTCTCGTCTTTATCTCATAGTGCCCCTTCTCGTCTTTATCTCCTAGTGCCCCCGTCTCGTCTTTATCTCCTAGTGCCCCCTTCTCGTCTTTATCTCCTAGTGCCCCCTTCTCGTCTTTATCTCCTAGTGCCCCCTTCTCGTCTTTATCTCCTAGTGCCCCCTTCCTCTTCTTTCTCATAaagcctcccctccctgtctttatCTCATAGAGCCCCCTTCCTCAGTATTACTCTGCTTCTCATATCTCCTTCATTTAGATGAGCAGTGTCTCTCTTATTACTCCATCGGGCCCGGGTCAAGGCTGAACCTGATGTTGAAGGAGCGGGTAACTCAGGAGGTCCCGGCTGCAGGGAACACCGTATGGAAATCTCTGGCAGTCATACTGGGGAAGCATTTCAGCCCCTctgatgcagagagagtgctggagtGTGTGCAAAAGGtgagactgacaaacacacacacacacactcgctctctcgctctctcgctctctctcatggGCTAATACTTTATACActgaagcgcacgttcatttgaaGTCCATGAGATTTGAGGCAATAGCCCCTTCacatatatagaattaccccctttcTACTCGTTTGAATCTTGACAttaaaccagtgtttcccaactccagtcctcagggaactcaaacaggtcaggtcttaaggatatccctgctccagcacaggtggcttagtcaaaatgactgagccgctgattgactcacttgtgctggagcagggatatccttaagacctgacctgttggggttccctgaggactggagttgggaaaccctGCATTAAACTCTGATGTTTGGGGACTACAGCTGGCCTAAAGAATGTGCGCAACACATGGGCTCATTGTCTTGGTTTAAAGAACTACAAGCGTGGTCTGTTCCACTGTTATTATACATTCTACATGTGATCTATCTTACTCTGCATGTGTCTAGAAGTGAAGTCTGGTCTATAAATACAGTCTGTCCATGACTTTAGGTGGTCATTTATGCACATACATACTGCTGTTTGTCTCCCTCTACATAATAAATGCAGTCTGTCTAATGATTACAAGCATGGTCTCAACACATTTTGGGTGCAGGGTGTTTCGCACACATTGAgtgcaatctctctctctctctctctctctcaggactATGAGCGCAGCCTGTCTCTCCTCAGCCTGGATGATATAGAGCGGCTAGCTACACGCATTCTACATCCCCAGCTACAGGAAGCCATAGATTTGGGGTTCCTGGACTGAACATTCCCGATTGTGACCCCCCCACTCCCATGCAACTGTGATCTTCCCACGGACTGTGTCACTGAATGATAAGGTTATAGCAGTAATAAAGTTCAAGATGACAAGGTTCTGTTTCTGCAGCTTTATTTACGGGTCCTGGCCCATTTCATTTCCTCTCCTGTTCAAAGGTAACAGAAGGAGTTGGTACAGACTGCAGTCCATCCTCTGTAATACACACTGACCCACTGACCCACTGACCAAACCACTGTAGGTTCCATCTTCCGCTGAGGTTACTTTATGGGTACTTTAAGACACTTGTGGAAATATATTGTAAAGAGCTGGGTTCCCAAACCTAGTCTCAGGATCCAGAACCAGACCATGTTTATTGGCTAAACCACGAATGTTCTGTCCATTAACCAAGTTAATGTGCTTACAAACTCATTACTTAGTATGGCCCCGGGGTCCGAAGATAGATTTGGgaatcgctttttttttttttttttttaaataggatgAACACCccatctaatatatatatttgtatatacatgtAAACATCATACAGAACACTGCATGTATAAAATATACATTCTGAAAATGACAGAGGGAATGCACTTGGCTTCATTATAAAGGGTGCTGTGCAAATAACATCTATACTTTCAAGTTGTACCAAAACCTATTGCAACTAAAATGGCTTGAAGCGTCTTTTCCGGACACTGGGACTTGTGGCCACTTCTCCACGTGACTGTGCTTCCCTGTGACCGGACCCCTGGGGAGGCCTGTGCCATGTCAATATTTTAAAGTGCCTATGAAGCTGAAGCCCAATGCTCAATAGATGGTTAGTGAATGAGCGTGCCCCGTGGTAGACGGGATCTCCTTCTCCTCCAGTGCCTCCTCCAGGCCCTCTGAATCACAGCTGCTGCTTGGTTTTTGCGCTGGAACAGCTGCTTTCTGGCCTTCTCCCGCTCCACCAGCTGCAGCCTCGCCTGCAATGGTATCAGCTCAATGTCCAGCTGCTGCCAGTTAGTTGTGCAGTGCCCTCCCCTCAAAGCCTCTATGGGAAGTGGGACTTTCATTGCTCTCCTGCAGGCAGCATCACCAGCTGTAGCGCAGCCTACACCTGCTCTCCTGGTGGTTGTTTGGGTAATGTGCTTGGAAGGTGCAGACTTCAAAACAGATGAGCTACGTCGTGTCTTCCCTGATGGTCTCTGTTCCTCGCTTGGGGTCTGTTTTCCAGTTGGGAGGCGCTGTCCACCTTTGGCTGAGCTACTTTTCCTTTCCCGGTGGCTCTGCTTGTCCAGTATTTCCTTAGACTCTGAGATGTGAGGAGTGCTCCAGTCCTCTGTTCTTTGTATTGCGATATCggaagcctctctctctctcctgggtgaTCTTCCAACTTCTATAATACTACCAGACGTTATTTGGATCACAATATCTGAAGCTTCCTTCCTGTTCCTGTGACCTTTACTACCTCTTGCTTCCTTGTGCCTGCACTCATCTCCTTTATGGATGACAATATCTGAAGTTTCTCTCTCCTCCTTGTGGGATTTTCTACTGCTTCCTTTGTGGCCATACGCCTCGCTTCTGTGGATTACAACCTCTGCCGATTCCCATTCATGCCTGGAGACTTTTTTACCCTCTGCTTTCTGGCTTGGACCGTCTACACCGTGTGGCTCCTCAGAGAGTTCATTTGTAGGCGGAGAAGATCGGGGATAGGACATCCTCCTGGGACTTATTCCTGTGGGCACCCTGTTATCCTCTCTGTGTCTGGGAGAGGTGTGTTTTACATACAAGGTTGGGACTGTCCTCTTTTGAATCtgattttctctttctttctcctgttTCTCTGTCGCCTCCTTCTGACACTCTTCAGAAAGCTTTTTTTGctttccttcatcctctctctggGCCTCCATTTGCTCTCTCAGCTTCTCTTCATGCTCGGTCTGCTTCTCCTCTCTCACCTGCCCCACTCTCGCCTTCCTCTTATTCTCACCCTCCCTCTTTTTGGCAGCTGCGTCCTTCCTCAGCTGTTCATGTTTCATCAGCAAGTTCTTCTTCTCCCTGAAGGCTCTCCGCACTTTGTGACCCTTGTATACCGCCTGGATTTTGGAGGCCGCGATATCCTGGATAGCGGCAATAGAAAGGGCGCCATGTTCCAGCATGAACTGTATCACCTCCTGGTGCCCACCGAGCAATGCGTAGTCCAGGGGCGTGTATCTCTCTTCATTGTTCTCCATCTGGTTAGGAAAGGCATTATATCTTAGAAGAAGCTTCACTGCGTCCAGGTACCCGTTATTGCAGGACCAATGCAGGGCTGTGCGCCCATTCTTATCCTGGATGTTGGGATCTGCCTTGTTCTCCATCAGCACTTCCATGCAGCCGATATACCCCCCATAAGCTGCGCACTGCAGAGGTGTCCTGCCCTCATAGTCCTGGGCATTGGGGTTGATGTTGTTTTCTATTAGAATCTGGCAGATGTTGGCATTGCCTCCCAGAGCTGCCCAGTGGAGTGGGGAGCGGCCATCTTTGTCCACCAGCTGCACCTTCGCTCCTCCCTTAATAAGGGTGTGGATGACCTCCCG encodes:
- the UBL4A gene encoding ubiquitin-like protein 4A, translated to MQLTVKALKGKETNLQVSDGDTVLAVKRLVEEKLQVPVSQQRLLYRGKALSDEQCLSYYSIGPGSRLNLMLKERVTQEVPAAGNTVWKSLAVILGKHFSPSDAERVLECVQKDYERSLSLLSLDDIERLATRILHPQLQEAIDLGFLD
- the LAGE3 gene encoding EKC/KEOPS complex subunit LAGE3 isoform X2; protein product: MVTDRLPILNMAPSALHFQLHVPFPGPREAQIAHDTLCPDAEPRRGGISKALSLTENILHVRWQADEARILRVSVSSFLEHLSLVLQTMDRFGPPTADS
- the LAGE3 gene encoding EKC/KEOPS complex subunit LAGE3 isoform X1, which produces MAPSALHLYPCLGNERGGSGRTPASGGVLYLTDFPLYIQLHVPFPGPREAQIAHDTLCPDAEPRRGGISKALSLTENILHVRWQADEARILRVSVSSFLEHLSLVLQTMDRFGPPTADS
- the WDR45 gene encoding WD repeat domain phosphoinositide-interacting protein 4 — translated: MTQQRGVNGLRFNQDQNCFCCAMETGVRIFNIEPLMEKGHLDLEQVGSMGQVEMLHRCNLLALVGGGSNPKFSDISVLIWDDARDGKDKLVLEFTFTKPVLSVRLRSDKIIIVLRNRIHVYSFPDNPTKLFEFDTRDNPKGLCDLCPSLEKQLLVFPGHKCGSLQLVDLCNAAPGSSSAPFTINAHQSELGCLAVNQQGTLAASASRKGTLIRLFDTQTREQLVELRRGTDPATLYCISFSHDSSFLCSSSDKGTVHIFALKDTKLNRRSALARVGKVGPMIGQYVDSQWSLASFTVPAESACICAFGKNTSKNVNSVIAVCVDGTFHKYVFSPEGNCNREAFDVYLDICDDDIF
- the INVS gene encoding inversin, coding for MSCLPQGSSLASPVHAAAVTGDKPALLRLIGSSSGLTDQEDQLGRTPLMYSVLGDRRGCAEALMRAGAQVNRSDRSGRTALHLAAQAGNHRLLKLLLSRRANCTHRDLRDITALHLSTRHLDTRCLALLLKHTPPGQVDAQDQRKQTALHWSAYYNRPRHVRLLVRHGSNIGIPDLEGKIPLHWAAGHKDPEAALTVRCLLEAAPTESLLNWQDYEGRTPLHLAVGDGNQEVVRLLTSYRGCNVAPYDNLFRTPLHWAALLGHTPIAHLLLERNRSPNIPSDSQGATPLHYAAQGNCPDTVRVLLAHPSVRDEADLEGRTAFMWAAGKGSDEAIRAMLELDPELEVNRADKYGGTALHAASLSGQISTVRILLDNGAQVDVGDVMKHTPLFRACEMGHREVIHTLIKGGAKVQLVDKDGRSPLHWAALGGNANICQILIENNINPNAQDYEGRTPLQCAAYGGYIGCMEVLMENKADPNIQDKNGRTALHWSCNNGYLDAVKLLLRYNAFPNQMENNEERYTPLDYALLGGHQEVIQFMLEHGALSIAAIQDIAASKIQAVYKGHKVRRAFREKKNLLMKHEQLRKDAAAKKREGENKRKARVGQVREEKQTEHEEKLREQMEAQREDEGKQKKLSEECQKEATEKQEKERENQIQKRTVPTLYVKHTSPRHREDNRVPTGISPRRMSYPRSSPPTNELSEEPHGVDGPSQKAEGKKVSRHEWESAEVVIHRSEAYGHKGSSRKSHKEERETSDIVIHKGDECRHKEARGSKGHRNRKEASDIVIQITSGSIIEVGRSPRREREASDIAIQRTEDWSTPHISESKEILDKQSHRERKSSSAKGGQRLPTGKQTPSEEQRPSGKTRRSSSVLKSAPSKHITQTTTRRAGVGCATAGDAACRRAMKVPLPIEALRGGHCTTNWQQLDIELIPLQARLQLVEREKARKQLFQRKNQAAAVIQRAWRRHWRRRRSRLPRGTLIH